In a genomic window of Allomeiothermus silvanus DSM 9946:
- a CDS encoding CTP synthase, with the protein MKYIFVTGGVVSSLGKGILTSSLGAILRARGYRVTAIKIDPYVNVDAGTMRPYEHGEVFVTGDGAETDLDIGHYERFLDVDLARGNNLTTGQVYLSVIQKERRGEYLSQTVQVIPHITDEIKERIRRVAKEQEAEIAVVEVGGTVGDIESLPFLEAIRQFQFDEADGDVMYIHLTLVPYLPTSEEFKTKPTQHSVSALRGLGIQADAVVLRSDKLVPEDVRKKVALFTNVRPSEVFTSPTVEFLYEVPLVLEEQGIGRVVEKKLGLEPIQPNLAFWQNAVRKLKHPSEEVTVAFVGKYVKMPDAYLSILEGFRHAGIANDARVNVKWVNAEEVTDLEKAAEALRGVDGVLVGPGFGIRGIEGKILCARYARENRIPYFGICLGLQVAVIEFARNVLGLEGANSTEFDPYTPHPVIDLMPEQLEVEGLGGTMRLGNWPMRIHPETILHRLYGKDLAYERHRHRYEVNPAYVQKLIESGLTVSAVTPGMHGRGEGLVEAIELPDHPFFIGLQAHPELSSRPMRVSPPFHGFIAAALERKRQTKDLAQRLLPDAPQRA; encoded by the coding sequence ATGAAGTACATCTTTGTGACGGGTGGGGTGGTAAGCAGTCTGGGCAAGGGCATCCTGACTTCCTCACTAGGGGCGATTCTGCGGGCTAGGGGTTACCGGGTCACCGCAATCAAGATTGACCCTTACGTGAACGTGGATGCGGGGACCATGCGCCCCTACGAGCACGGTGAGGTCTTCGTGACCGGCGACGGGGCCGAGACGGATCTCGACATTGGGCACTACGAGCGCTTCTTGGACGTAGATTTAGCGCGGGGAAATAACCTCACTACCGGGCAGGTCTACCTCTCGGTGATCCAGAAGGAGCGCCGGGGCGAGTACCTCTCTCAGACGGTTCAGGTGATCCCCCACATCACCGACGAGATCAAGGAGCGCATCCGCCGCGTCGCTAAGGAGCAGGAGGCCGAAATTGCGGTGGTGGAGGTGGGGGGGACGGTGGGCGATATCGAGAGCTTGCCCTTCCTCGAGGCCATCCGCCAGTTCCAGTTCGATGAGGCAGACGGCGACGTGATGTATATCCACCTTACCCTGGTGCCCTATCTGCCGACCAGCGAGGAGTTCAAGACCAAGCCCACCCAGCACTCGGTCTCGGCGCTGCGGGGTCTGGGTATCCAGGCTGACGCGGTGGTGTTGCGCTCGGACAAGCTGGTGCCTGAGGACGTGCGAAAGAAGGTGGCGCTCTTTACCAACGTACGCCCGAGCGAGGTGTTCACCAGTCCCACCGTAGAGTTTCTCTACGAGGTACCGCTGGTCTTGGAGGAACAGGGCATCGGGCGGGTGGTGGAGAAAAAGCTGGGCCTCGAGCCCATCCAGCCCAACCTGGCGTTTTGGCAGAACGCCGTGCGCAAGCTCAAGCACCCCTCCGAGGAGGTCACGGTGGCCTTCGTGGGCAAGTACGTCAAGATGCCCGACGCCTACCTCTCCATCCTCGAGGGCTTCCGCCATGCCGGGATTGCCAACGACGCCCGGGTGAACGTGAAGTGGGTCAATGCTGAGGAGGTTACTGACCTCGAGAAGGCCGCTGAAGCTCTGCGCGGGGTTGACGGGGTGCTGGTGGGACCAGGCTTCGGCATCCGCGGCATCGAGGGCAAGATCCTGTGCGCCCGCTATGCCCGCGAGAACCGCATCCCTTACTTCGGCATCTGCCTGGGCCTGCAGGTTGCGGTGATCGAGTTCGCCCGCAATGTGCTGGGCCTGGAGGGGGCCAACTCCACGGAGTTTGACCCCTACACCCCCCACCCGGTCATTGACCTCATGCCCGAGCAGCTCGAGGTCGAGGGCTTGGGCGGCACCATGCGGCTGGGCAACTGGCCCATGCGCATCCACCCCGAGACCATCCTGCACCGCCTCTACGGCAAGGACCTGGCCTACGAGCGCCACCGCCACCGCTACGAGGTCAATCCCGCCTACGTGCAGAAGCTCATCGAGAGCGGCCTCACCGTCTCGGCGGTAACGCCGGGCATGCACGGACGGGGCGAGGGCCTGGTAGAGGCCATCGAACTCCCTGACCATCCCTTCTTTATCGGGCTACAGGCCCACCCCGAACTCTCGAGCCGCCCCATGCGGGTCTCCCCGCCGTTCCATGGTTTTATTGCAGCGGCGCTCGAGCGCAAGCGCCAGACCAAGGACCTGGCTCAGCGGTTATTGCCGGATGCCCCGCAGCGGGCGTGA
- a CDS encoding ATP-binding protein, with the protein MRELFPALPTIPYQALLYRDLPAGEPWGWLMVQWLLEAHALARKILQGGPELTPGLAELARQALYALDIERNRLRAQHPIGDMGTRAPLPAEQAALEALESLEPNVLQRLYQIHGYAPFANHTAFFYDTQMQPVAHPDPVGFEELVGFERQLGLLRRNVERFLRGEPALPTLLYGARGSGKSTSVKALRTHYAAQGLRLVEVLAEGLEYLPELLEQLRVLPQKFVLYLDDLAFTAEDQRFHRLKALLEGAVYAKPHNVLVIATSNRRNLVAEGWADRPEPGSEPAAWDALQDKLALADRFGLVLTFPPFDKKLYLEAVTHLLGRALEEEDIQAALRFAQEGRGFSGRTARAFVNWYI; encoded by the coding sequence ATGCGCGAGTTGTTCCCGGCCTTGCCAACGATCCCCTACCAAGCTCTCCTCTACCGTGACCTCCCAGCGGGCGAGCCTTGGGGCTGGCTGATGGTTCAGTGGCTGTTGGAAGCCCATGCCCTGGCCCGAAAAATCCTTCAGGGCGGCCCCGAATTGACCCCTGGGCTGGCCGAACTCGCCCGACAGGCCCTCTATGCCCTCGACATCGAACGCAACCGGCTGCGGGCCCAGCATCCTATCGGCGACATGGGCACTCGAGCCCCCCTCCCCGCCGAACAAGCCGCCCTCGAAGCGCTGGAAAGCCTCGAGCCCAATGTCCTACAGCGGCTGTACCAGATCCACGGCTACGCCCCTTTCGCTAACCACACCGCCTTCTTCTACGACACCCAGATGCAGCCGGTCGCCCATCCTGACCCGGTCGGTTTTGAGGAACTAGTGGGCTTCGAGCGGCAACTAGGCCTCTTGCGCCGCAACGTGGAGCGCTTCCTACGCGGTGAACCGGCGCTCCCGACGCTGCTTTACGGGGCCCGGGGTAGCGGCAAGTCCACTTCGGTCAAGGCCTTGCGCACCCACTATGCTGCGCAAGGGCTGCGGCTGGTGGAGGTGCTGGCGGAGGGGCTCGAGTACTTGCCAGAGTTGCTCGAGCAGCTTCGGGTGTTGCCGCAAAAGTTTGTGCTCTACCTCGACGACCTGGCCTTCACCGCCGAGGACCAACGCTTTCACCGGCTTAAGGCGCTTTTAGAAGGAGCGGTGTACGCCAAGCCGCACAACGTGTTGGTGATTGCTACCTCCAACCGCCGCAACCTGGTGGCCGAGGGGTGGGCCGACCGCCCCGAACCCGGCTCCGAACCCGCAGCCTGGGATGCCTTACAGGACAAGCTAGCGCTGGCTGACCGCTTCGGCTTGGTGCTGACCTTTCCCCCCTTCGACAAAAAGCTCTATCTCGAGGCGGTTACACATCTGCTGGGAAGAGCGCTCGAGGAGGAAGACATCCAAGCCGCCCTCCGTTTCGCCCAGGAGGGCCGGGGCTTTTCCGGTCGTACCGCCCGCGCCTTTGTCAACTGGTACATCTGA
- a CDS encoding putative toxin-antitoxin system toxin component, PIN family has protein sequence MKLVLDTSVFIAALLNPGGPTARTLVKLLKGKHQVFYSEALIKEIKAVANRKKIESKYIAATVMLLRTYGVKVVPGRIRADSPDPKDDFLIALVRKCKPDYVISGNHDDLHAVKKEGAILLSIREGTKLFG, from the coding sequence GTGAAGTTGGTACTTGATACGAGCGTTTTTATCGCCGCTCTCCTCAACCCCGGTGGCCCTACTGCCCGCACCCTGGTAAAGCTGCTCAAAGGTAAGCACCAAGTCTTTTATTCCGAGGCGTTGATAAAGGAAATCAAAGCGGTTGCTAACCGCAAAAAAATAGAATCCAAGTACATCGCAGCTACGGTGATGCTCCTGCGCACATACGGAGTCAAGGTTGTCCCTGGAAGAATCCGGGCCGATTCTCCTGACCCCAAAGATGACTTCCTGATTGCGCTGGTGCGGAAGTGCAAGCCGGACTACGTAATCTCTGGCAATCATGACGACCTACACGCAGTCAAAAAAGAGGGGGCAATCCTCCTGAGTATTCGGGAAGGTACCAAGCTATTTGGGTAA
- a CDS encoding type II toxin-antitoxin system VapC family toxin: MLGEFPADDSRSKEARKRKAQREALLAGIEHLPFDAKTAELAAKAQARLKPQNQSLELRDLFIAACASRSAVPQKTTRSLWVLVRCPSRLYGRAYSIR; this comes from the coding sequence ATGTTGGGTGAATTCCCGGCCGATGATTCCCGTAGCAAAGAAGCTCGAAAGCGCAAAGCCCAGCGAGAAGCGCTGCTGGCAGGGATAGAACACCTGCCTTTCGATGCTAAAACCGCCGAATTGGCCGCCAAAGCTCAGGCTCGCCTCAAACCGCAGAATCAAAGTCTGGAACTGCGAGACCTGTTTATAGCTGCCTGTGCTAGCCGGAGCGCAGTACCTCAGAAAACAACAAGATCGTTATGGGTCTTGGTGCGCTGCCCTTCACGCCTATACGGTAGGGCCTACAGCATACGCTAA
- a CDS encoding DDE transposase family protein: MHPGVGGSGGGAKGGYLFSVKGNQAELKELIQWAFANYQATDHYIQHQVRGGEVWIWHLEGLPLPEGVSGWRGSRMALRMRRRVVRKNSGELREETAYALTSLQAPAKRLYALWRGHWEVENRLHHKRDTVLGEDASRSRKGAAGLMYLRDVILNLLHLKRWPVLRSVRKFSADPKVLLRLIRGL, from the coding sequence GTGCACCCAGGAGTTGGCGGCAGTGGTGGTGGAGCAAAAGGGGGGTATCTGTTCAGCGTCAAAGGGAACCAGGCAGAGCTCAAGGAACTGATCCAGTGGGCCTTTGCCAACTACCAGGCGACCGACCACTACATCCAGCACCAGGTTCGGGGTGGAGAGGTCTGGATATGGCACCTGGAAGGGCTCCCCCTGCCGGAGGGGGTGAGCGGCTGGCGGGGCTCGCGGATGGCCTTGCGGATGCGACGGCGGGTGGTGCGCAAGAATAGCGGGGAGCTACGGGAGGAGACCGCCTATGCCCTGACCAGCCTACAGGCCCCGGCCAAGCGGCTGTATGCCCTGTGGCGGGGACACTGGGAGGTAGAGAATCGCTTACACCATAAACGAGACACGGTGTTGGGAGAAGATGCCTCCCGCAGCCGCAAGGGGGCGGCGGGGCTGATGTACCTACGGGATGTGATCCTGAACCTCCTGCATCTCAAAAGGTGGCCGGTGTTGCGCTCGGTTAGAAAGTTCTCGGCTGATCCCAAAGTTCTGCTGAGGCTAATCCGAGGGTTGTGA
- a CDS encoding transposase family protein encodes MKTASIPSPLPYLAQIPDPREYLKTQHRWQDLLLICLMAVGSGRHNILAVSQWVQDQRRFLLDEVHIRTRRGERKLPGQATLYRLFWSLSKDLQPLQKALLSWAREVLKALGKEGDEPLPVAVDGKHLRGTRCAWRGEEALVFLSALVQGLGLSLGSQAIADGEAAAAQGLVVHMEGLGVDWVLTGDAALCTQELAAVVVEQKGGICSASKGTRQSSRN; translated from the coding sequence ATGAAAACTGCTTCCATTCCCTCTCCGTTGCCATACCTAGCCCAGATACCCGATCCCCGCGAGTACCTGAAGACCCAGCATCGCTGGCAAGACCTGCTGCTGATCTGCTTGATGGCGGTGGGCTCGGGACGGCACAATATCCTGGCCGTCAGCCAGTGGGTGCAAGACCAGCGACGCTTCTTGCTGGACGAGGTCCATATCCGTACCCGCCGGGGTGAGCGCAAACTACCCGGGCAAGCCACCCTCTACCGCCTCTTTTGGTCCTTGAGCAAGGACCTACAACCCTTGCAAAAGGCCTTACTATCCTGGGCTCGGGAGGTACTCAAGGCCCTGGGCAAGGAGGGCGATGAACCCTTGCCCGTAGCCGTGGACGGTAAACACCTCCGGGGCACCCGGTGTGCTTGGCGAGGGGAAGAGGCGCTGGTCTTTTTGTCGGCGTTGGTTCAGGGGCTGGGGCTCTCCTTGGGGAGCCAGGCGATTGCCGACGGTGAGGCAGCGGCGGCGCAGGGACTGGTGGTACACATGGAGGGGCTGGGGGTGGACTGGGTACTGACGGGGGATGCGGCCTTGTGCACCCAGGAGTTGGCGGCAGTGGTGGTGGAGCAAAAGGGGGGTATCTGTTCAGCGTCAAAGGGAACCAGGCAGAGCTCAAGGAACTGA
- a CDS encoding tyrosine-type recombinase/integrase, whose translation MPRRGKGEGSIFQRKDGRWAAFVTVGYGLDGKQQKRWVYGRTRREVAERLARLLPKAGYGVIQASRLRLGEWLERWTDERVRSRNIRLSTQRKYAEYQRMLAPLANIPMARLSALAIRARFAELADLSPSSRRHLYQFLRAALRDAVRLGLLEANPIEAVDPPAGGVVRPARAWNREQAAAFLEAARAHRLYPMFYLMLTTGIRIGEAMALRWEDWQGERLYIRHTLGKDGSLGPTKTPGSSAPIYLDPATQELLHQHQGYQLEERTTARRWKDHGLIFPSERGTPLSYRNVMRAFRRLIERAGLPRIGLHGLRHSYTSGFYHKAI comes from the coding sequence ATGCCCCGGCGTGGCAAAGGCGAAGGCTCCATCTTCCAGCGCAAGGACGGGCGCTGGGCGGCCTTCGTCACGGTGGGCTATGGCCTGGATGGCAAGCAGCAAAAGCGTTGGGTGTACGGCAGAACTCGGCGCGAGGTAGCTGAGCGGCTTGCCCGGCTATTGCCCAAAGCGGGATATGGCGTGATCCAGGCTAGCCGGTTGCGCTTGGGAGAATGGCTCGAGCGGTGGACGGATGAGCGCGTTCGAAGCCGCAATATTCGCCTCTCAACGCAGCGCAAATATGCCGAGTATCAGCGCATGTTAGCCCCGCTGGCAAATATCCCTATGGCCCGGCTGTCCGCGCTGGCTATCCGTGCTCGCTTTGCCGAGCTAGCGGACCTGTCGCCCTCGAGCCGTCGCCATCTGTATCAATTTTTGCGGGCGGCGCTACGGGATGCAGTGCGGTTAGGATTGCTCGAGGCCAACCCCATCGAGGCGGTAGACCCCCCGGCGGGGGGAGTCGTCCGGCCCGCTCGAGCCTGGAACCGAGAGCAGGCGGCGGCATTCCTCGAGGCCGCAAGGGCTCACCGGCTTTACCCCATGTTCTATCTGATGCTCACTACCGGCATCCGCATAGGGGAGGCAATGGCCCTGCGTTGGGAAGACTGGCAGGGCGAGCGGCTATACATCCGACATACTCTTGGAAAGGATGGCAGCCTGGGGCCTACCAAAACGCCGGGGTCAAGCGCCCCCATCTACCTTGACCCTGCGACGCAAGAGCTGCTACACCAGCACCAGGGCTACCAGCTCGAGGAGCGCACCACCGCCCGGAGGTGGAAGGATCACGGCTTGATCTTCCCATCAGAGCGGGGAACCCCCCTGTCCTACCGAAACGTCATGCGGGCATTTCGGCGGTTGATCGAGCGGGCAGGGCTGCCCCGTATCGGCTTGCACGGCCTCCGCCACTCCTATACTTCAGGCTTTTATCATAAAGCCATATGA
- a CDS encoding restriction endonuclease: MKNRMYDPNDFEQFYAQRILNASAVDVERLITEMFNRIPGWKAKTTPPSNDFGADIIAQSPIGIYAIQVKHWKGKVGNDAVQAVLGAMPVWKAKYAIVITTGPGFTQSAKIQAQHAKVKLWGKRELAILYKASLGQSDLLSQLSLEYSVAPSFVLLAKRYWQLSKPVLSVMKKVPVHLWILLVIIMIFIFNRH, translated from the coding sequence GTGAAAAACCGGATGTATGACCCAAATGATTTTGAGCAGTTTTATGCTCAACGCATTTTAAATGCTTCCGCTGTTGATGTAGAACGTTTAATAACGGAAATGTTTAATCGAATTCCTGGTTGGAAGGCGAAAACTACGCCACCAAGTAATGATTTTGGAGCCGATATAATAGCTCAATCGCCGATTGGCATTTATGCTATTCAGGTTAAGCATTGGAAGGGTAAAGTTGGAAATGATGCTGTTCAGGCAGTTCTTGGGGCTATGCCTGTTTGGAAGGCTAAATACGCAATTGTAATCACAACAGGTCCGGGTTTTACGCAGAGCGCAAAGATTCAAGCGCAGCATGCGAAAGTGAAGTTGTGGGGGAAAAGAGAACTTGCCATTTTATATAAAGCGTCTTTGGGTCAGTCCGATTTGTTAAGTCAACTTAGTTTAGAGTATTCCGTCGCACCTTCTTTTGTTTTGCTTGCAAAACGATATTGGCAGTTAAGTAAACCGGTCTTGAGTGTAATGAAAAAAGTTCCAGTGCATTTGTGGATTTTGCTGGTTATTATTATGATTTTTATTTTCAATCGCCATTGA
- a CDS encoding S24 family peptidase, producing MESPTSLQPGERVSKVRFFIELVRGLASAGRPVDADGMPVLADVWRRGSLLYQVEGDSMAPTLNDGDRVYVDPSDLDLREGRVYVLEIPGDGHTIKRVRRLDDGELWLVSDNPKYRPWRPSEMRVIGRVYYHDPLGGKL from the coding sequence TTGGAATCTCCCACGTCCTTGCAACCCGGCGAGCGCGTCAGCAAGGTGCGCTTTTTTATCGAGCTGGTACGGGGCCTTGCCAGCGCCGGGCGGCCCGTTGATGCTGATGGTATGCCGGTTTTGGCGGATGTGTGGCGCAGGGGTAGTTTGCTATACCAGGTTGAAGGAGATAGTATGGCCCCCACGCTCAACGATGGGGACAGGGTGTATGTGGATCCCTCAGACCTCGATTTGCGCGAGGGGAGGGTGTATGTCCTCGAAATTCCCGGCGATGGACACACCATAAAGCGCGTGCGGCGGCTAGACGATGGCGAGTTGTGGCTAGTGTCGGACAATCCCAAGTACAGGCCGTGGCGGCCATCCGAGATGCGGGTGATTGGCCGTGTCTACTACCATGATCCGCTTGGGGGCAAGCTGTGA